The following proteins are co-located in the Streptomyces sp. NBC_01198 genome:
- a CDS encoding GNAT family N-acetyltransferase, translating into MSITLQVDATPSASALFLRPWNDDDVEPLVEAYRDPTLRRWTRLPVESIENAVERLELQRRGWESGDRLSFAVHEVQSGTGEGRLVGEVAMKRTGPSHESAEVGYWTAAHARGQGVAPRALEALTSWAFEVFAVEGMKRLDLLHQVDNLASCRVAEKARYGFHQVLPARPPFPRDGHLHIRRADAPA; encoded by the coding sequence ATGAGCATCACCTTGCAGGTGGACGCGACGCCGTCTGCCTCTGCGCTCTTCCTGCGCCCTTGGAATGATGACGACGTCGAGCCACTGGTCGAGGCGTATCGCGATCCCACATTGCGTCGTTGGACGAGGCTTCCTGTAGAGAGCATCGAGAATGCAGTAGAGCGGCTGGAGCTTCAGAGACGCGGCTGGGAGAGTGGAGACCGGCTGAGCTTCGCCGTGCATGAAGTTCAATCCGGCACCGGCGAAGGCCGGTTGGTTGGTGAAGTGGCCATGAAGCGGACCGGTCCCAGCCACGAATCCGCAGAAGTCGGCTACTGGACCGCAGCCCATGCCCGAGGCCAGGGTGTGGCCCCTCGCGCCCTCGAAGCTCTCACCAGCTGGGCCTTCGAGGTTTTCGCGGTCGAAGGGATGAAACGTCTCGACCTGCTCCATCAGGTGGATAACCTCGCCTCGTGCCGGGTTGCGGAGAAGGCCCGATACGGGTTTCACCAGGTCCTTCCGGCTCGGCCGCCTTTCCCCAGGGACGGCCACTTGCATATACGACGGGCCGACGCCCCGGCCTGA
- a CDS encoding aminopeptidase P family protein: MNQVGGQSETRTASHDPDFPEKLMEFMRIGWRDDALGVLPRPAVPNYARRRAALSAAFPGETLVVPTGTAKVRANDTLYPFRPGSDFAYLTGDHDPDGVLIMRPSGEGHDAVLYTRPWSPRDTDEFFRSRDGELWVGRRHTLKEKATELGVETAALADVDAALADCAPGRTRVLRGLDRRVDSAVPPHDRQSRARDRELTASVSELKLVKDEWELAQLQDAIDATIRGFEDVARVVPADRGVSERLIEGVFGLRARHDGNDVGYGSIIGAGAHATILCWKRNHGTTVPGELLLMDMGVENNHLYTADVTRTVPVSGSFTPLQRQVYDIVYASQQAGMDLIKPGVKFKDVDLTCMRVLAEGLEELGILPVSVDEAMDPQSLVYRRWTLHSFGHMLGIDVHDCAGARAEKYREGELREGYVLTVEPGLYFQPEDELVPAELRGMGIRIEDDILVSAEGAVNLSADLPRQADEIESWLAVQREAGPRLP, translated from the coding sequence GTGAACCAGGTTGGTGGGCAGAGTGAGACGCGTACGGCGTCGCATGACCCGGACTTCCCCGAAAAGTTGATGGAGTTCATGCGGATCGGCTGGCGAGATGATGCACTCGGCGTGCTGCCGCGGCCGGCGGTCCCCAACTACGCCCGGCGCCGCGCCGCTCTGTCGGCTGCGTTCCCCGGGGAGACGCTGGTGGTCCCCACCGGGACGGCCAAGGTACGTGCGAACGACACGCTCTACCCTTTCCGGCCAGGGAGCGACTTCGCCTACCTCACTGGCGACCATGACCCAGACGGTGTGTTGATCATGCGGCCGAGCGGGGAGGGTCACGACGCAGTCCTCTACACCCGGCCCTGGTCGCCCCGTGACACTGATGAGTTCTTCCGCAGCCGGGATGGGGAGCTGTGGGTCGGCCGTCGGCACACCCTGAAGGAGAAGGCCACCGAACTGGGCGTCGAGACGGCTGCGCTCGCCGATGTCGATGCCGCCCTCGCCGATTGCGCACCCGGCCGCACCCGGGTACTGCGCGGCTTGGACCGGCGTGTCGACTCCGCTGTACCGCCGCACGACCGGCAGTCGCGCGCCCGTGACCGGGAGCTGACTGCGTCGGTCTCCGAGCTGAAGCTGGTCAAGGACGAGTGGGAGCTGGCCCAGCTTCAGGACGCCATCGACGCCACCATCCGCGGCTTCGAGGATGTAGCCCGGGTGGTGCCGGCCGACCGCGGAGTGTCCGAGCGCCTGATCGAAGGGGTCTTCGGCCTGCGCGCCCGGCATGACGGCAACGATGTCGGGTACGGTTCGATTATCGGCGCCGGCGCACACGCCACGATTCTGTGCTGGAAGCGAAACCATGGCACCACCGTGCCCGGCGAGTTGCTGCTGATGGACATGGGGGTGGAGAACAACCATCTCTACACCGCCGACGTGACCCGCACCGTGCCGGTCTCCGGCTCTTTCACCCCGCTCCAGCGTCAGGTCTACGACATCGTGTACGCCTCGCAGCAGGCCGGCATGGACCTGATCAAGCCGGGCGTCAAATTCAAGGATGTTGACCTGACCTGCATGCGCGTCCTCGCAGAGGGCCTGGAGGAACTGGGCATCCTGCCGGTCAGCGTCGACGAGGCCATGGACCCGCAGTCCCTGGTCTACCGGCGTTGGACGTTGCACAGCTTCGGCCACATGCTCGGCATCGACGTGCACGACTGTGCCGGAGCCCGCGCGGAGAAATACCGCGAGGGAGAACTCCGCGAAGGCTACGTGCTCACCGTCGAGCCAGGGTTGTACTTCCAGCCCGAAGACGAACTAGTCCCCGCCGAGCTACGGGGGATGGGCATCCGGATCGAAGACGACATACTCGTCAGTGCCGAGGGCGCGGTCAACCTGTCCGCGGACCTGCCACGACAAGCAGACGAGATCGAGTCCTGGCTTGCCGTCCAGCGGGAAGCCGGACCGCGGCTGCCTTGA
- a CDS encoding IS5 family transposase — translation MTDTEWAVVRPLLPLPGWMRGRGGQPEAYCHRAILDAVRYLVDNGIKWRAMPADFPPWDRVYAFFRRWRDRGLIGEFHDRLRDRVRTRAGRDIEPTAAVIDSQSVKADAVVGSDSRGFDGGKLINGRKRHLVVDSLGLLLGVMVTAADVGDRTAAKVLLQRVTEAHHRLVLVRADGGYTGSLVKHCLAVLALVLQIVKRSDDRRGFVVLPKRWIVERTNAWLMRTRRLARDYERRTTSAEAIVYWSMTLLMTRRLARQHPSPA, via the coding sequence ATGACGGACACGGAGTGGGCGGTGGTCCGGCCGCTGCTGCCGCTGCCGGGCTGGATGCGGGGCCGCGGCGGTCAGCCGGAGGCATACTGCCACCGGGCCATACTGGACGCGGTGCGGTATCTGGTCGACAACGGGATCAAGTGGCGCGCGATGCCGGCCGATTTCCCGCCATGGGACCGGGTCTACGCGTTCTTCCGCCGCTGGCGCGACCGCGGCCTGATCGGGGAGTTCCACGACCGGCTGCGCGACCGGGTCCGCACCCGTGCCGGGCGGGACATCGAGCCGACGGCCGCCGTGATCGACTCCCAGTCGGTCAAGGCGGACGCGGTCGTCGGCTCCGACAGCCGCGGCTTCGACGGCGGGAAACTGATCAACGGCCGCAAAAGGCACCTCGTCGTCGACAGTCTCGGCCTGCTGCTGGGCGTGATGGTCACCGCTGCGGACGTCGGAGACCGCACCGCCGCGAAGGTCCTGCTCCAGCGGGTGACCGAGGCGCATCACCGTCTGGTCCTGGTCCGGGCAGACGGCGGATACACCGGCAGCCTCGTCAAGCACTGCCTGGCCGTCCTCGCGCTGGTCCTGCAGATCGTCAAACGCAGCGACGACCGACGCGGCTTCGTGGTCCTGCCCAAGCGGTGGATCGTTGAGCGCACCAACGCCTGGCTGATGCGCACCCGCCGGCTGGCACGCGACTACGAACGCCGCACCACCAGCGCGGAGGCGATCGTCTACTGGTCGATGACCCTGCTCATGACCCGCCGGCTGGCCCGGCAACACCCTTCGCCAGCGTGA
- a CDS encoding 2'-5' RNA ligase family protein — MAEAEPLVENWRRRFDASAAAGIPAHVTVLFPFLDVELISAAVIGDLTTLIAGHDSFTVRFDESGRFPDVLYLAPTPDQPLRALTESIATRWPEAPPYGGQFAEVIPHLTVAHGQPSRIFGEVELADRLPVTATISSVSLFVSDGQCSRCHANFPMLGASSNTPPRQPGSVSIHNS; from the coding sequence GTGGCGGAAGCCGAACCACTGGTTGAGAACTGGCGTCGGCGATTCGACGCCTCCGCAGCGGCCGGGATTCCCGCCCACGTGACGGTGCTCTTCCCGTTCCTCGACGTCGAACTCATCAGTGCCGCGGTCATCGGTGATCTCACGACCCTGATCGCCGGGCATGACTCCTTCACGGTCCGGTTCGACGAGTCTGGCCGCTTCCCTGATGTGCTCTATCTGGCGCCGACCCCAGACCAGCCGCTTCGCGCGCTGACCGAGTCCATTGCCACACGATGGCCGGAGGCGCCGCCCTACGGGGGACAGTTTGCCGAGGTCATCCCGCACCTGACCGTCGCCCATGGGCAGCCATCCCGGATCTTCGGCGAGGTGGAACTGGCCGACCGGCTGCCCGTCACCGCGACGATTTCGTCGGTGAGCCTGTTCGTGAGCGACGGTCAATGCTCGCGGTGTCACGCGAACTTTCCGATGCTCGGCGCATCGAGCAATACCCCGCCTCGCCAACCCGGCAGCGTGTCAATCCACAACTCTTGA
- a CDS encoding IS256 family transposase, whose product MLVDRARSEGVQLTGAGGLLQQLTKRVLESALEGEITDHLGYDKHDPAGKNSGNSRNGSRAKTVLTDVGPVEVKVPRDVEGSFEPQIVKKRQRRLTGVDEMVLSLSAKGLTHGEISAHLAEIYGAEVSRQTISTITDQVMDGMAEWSNRPLDRVYPVLFVDAINVKVRDGKVANRPIYVVMAVTVEGTRDILGIWAGDGGEGAKYWLQVFTELKNRGLDDVLMLVCDGLKGLPDAVEAVWPRTIVQTCIVHLLRNSFRYAARQDWDKIAKALKPVYTAPSESAAAERFGEFQDAWGRKYPAIIRLWESAWAEIVPFLSFDVEIRTVICSTNAIESVNARIRKAVRARGHFPTEAAALKCVYMALTSLDPTGKGRKRWTMRWKAPLNAFQIAFEGRLTPTNN is encoded by the coding sequence ATGCTGGTCGACCGGGCCCGGAGCGAGGGCGTGCAGTTGACCGGTGCCGGCGGACTGCTGCAGCAGTTGACCAAGCGGGTGCTGGAGTCCGCGCTGGAGGGCGAGATCACCGACCACCTCGGCTATGACAAGCACGATCCGGCCGGGAAGAACAGTGGCAACAGCCGTAACGGGAGCCGGGCGAAGACCGTGCTGACGGACGTCGGGCCGGTCGAGGTGAAGGTGCCACGGGACGTGGAGGGCAGCTTCGAGCCGCAGATCGTCAAGAAGCGGCAGCGTCGGCTGACGGGCGTGGACGAGATGGTGCTGTCGCTGTCCGCGAAGGGCCTGACCCATGGGGAGATCTCCGCGCACCTGGCCGAGATCTACGGCGCGGAGGTCTCCAGGCAGACCATCTCCACGATCACCGACCAGGTGATGGACGGGATGGCCGAATGGTCCAACCGGCCGCTGGACCGTGTCTATCCGGTCCTGTTCGTCGACGCCATCAATGTCAAGGTCAGAGACGGCAAGGTCGCCAACCGGCCGATCTATGTCGTGATGGCAGTCACCGTCGAGGGCACCCGGGACATCCTGGGCATCTGGGCCGGCGACGGCGGCGAGGGCGCGAAGTACTGGCTGCAGGTGTTCACCGAGTTGAAGAACCGGGGCCTGGACGACGTGCTGATGCTGGTCTGCGACGGGCTGAAAGGCCTGCCCGACGCGGTCGAAGCGGTCTGGCCTCGAACAATTGTTCAGACGTGCATCGTTCACCTCCTGCGCAACAGCTTCCGCTACGCGGCCCGTCAGGACTGGGACAAGATCGCCAAGGCGCTCAAGCCCGTCTACACCGCGCCGAGCGAGAGCGCCGCAGCCGAACGCTTCGGAGAATTCCAGGACGCCTGGGGGAGGAAGTACCCGGCGATCATCAGGCTCTGGGAGAGCGCCTGGGCCGAGATCGTACCCTTCCTCTCCTTCGACGTCGAGATCCGCACAGTCATCTGCTCGACCAACGCCATCGAGTCCGTCAACGCACGGATACGCAAGGCCGTCCGGGCCCGCGGACACTTCCCCACCGAGGCCGCCGCCCTCAAGTGTGTCTACATGGCGCTGACGAGCCTCGACCCGACCGGCAAGGGCCGCAAACGCTGGACCATGCGCTGGAAGGCACCCCTGAACGCCTTCCAGATCGCCTTCGAGGGCCGGCTCACCCCGACCAACAACTGA
- a CDS encoding aminotransferase class V-fold PLP-dependent enzyme, with translation MTLDVDRARKDTPGCTNVVHFNNAGAALAPAAVTDAVIDHLRLEEQIGGYEAAAAAASEMNNVYDAIARLIGCGPHEVAVVENATRAWDMAFYAMRFGPGDRILTARAEYASNVIAFLQVAAQTGARVEVVDNDEYGQLSVQDLQRRLDDDVKLVAVTHVPTQSGLVNPAAEIGRLTRAAGVPFLLDACQSIGQLPVDVEEIGCDLLSATGRKFLRGPRGTGFLYVSDRLIEQLEPPFLDLHAATWTAPDQYTIRTDARRFENWETNCAAKIGLGVAVDYALEWGIEAIEERVTALARQLRQRLWDLPRVTVQDQGQRLCGIVTFTVNGVPAAEAQSRLSAAGINTTVSAVSSARFDLAPRGLPDVVRASVHYYNTADEIDKLCATVQSFGITRP, from the coding sequence ATGACGCTGGATGTGGATCGCGCCCGCAAGGACACCCCCGGATGCACAAACGTCGTGCACTTCAACAACGCCGGCGCGGCGCTTGCACCCGCCGCGGTGACCGACGCCGTCATCGATCACCTGCGTCTGGAAGAGCAGATCGGCGGATACGAGGCCGCCGCTGCGGCGGCCTCCGAGATGAACAACGTCTATGACGCAATCGCCCGTCTGATCGGTTGTGGTCCGCACGAGGTCGCGGTGGTCGAAAACGCCACCCGCGCCTGGGACATGGCCTTCTACGCAATGCGCTTCGGCCCCGGCGACCGGATCCTCACCGCCCGTGCCGAGTACGCCAGCAACGTCATAGCCTTCCTGCAGGTCGCAGCGCAAACCGGCGCCCGAGTCGAAGTAGTCGACAACGACGAATACGGCCAACTGTCCGTGCAAGACCTGCAGCGTCGGCTTGACGACGACGTAAAGCTAGTCGCCGTCACACATGTGCCCACCCAAAGCGGCCTGGTCAACCCTGCGGCCGAGATCGGACGACTGACCCGTGCCGCCGGTGTTCCATTTCTGCTCGACGCGTGTCAATCCATCGGGCAGTTGCCCGTCGACGTCGAGGAAATCGGCTGCGATCTGCTGTCCGCCACCGGACGTAAGTTCCTGCGCGGGCCCCGCGGCACCGGCTTCCTCTACGTTTCAGACCGGCTCATCGAACAGCTAGAGCCGCCCTTCCTCGACCTGCACGCGGCGACCTGGACAGCCCCAGACCAGTACACAATACGGACTGACGCCCGCCGGTTCGAGAACTGGGAGACCAACTGCGCGGCCAAGATCGGTCTCGGAGTCGCAGTTGACTATGCGCTGGAGTGGGGCATCGAAGCGATCGAGGAACGGGTCACCGCACTCGCCAGGCAGCTACGGCAGCGTCTCTGGGATCTACCCAGAGTGACCGTCCAGGACCAGGGCCAGCGCCTCTGCGGGATCGTCACCTTCACCGTCAACGGCGTGCCCGCCGCCGAAGCGCAAAGCCGCCTGAGCGCAGCGGGCATTAACACGACAGTCTCCGCAGTGAGCTCGGCCCGCTTCGATCTGGCCCCCCGAGGCCTGCCCGACGTAGTTCGAGCATCGGTGCACTACTACAACACCGCCGATGAGATCGACAAGCTGTGCGCAACAGTGCAGTCATTCGGCATCACCCGCCCTTGA
- a CDS encoding IS5 family transposase gives MFVYPSGLDLSSSHLRFLTARLRERRRAIGSRWRRLSAGRQALLALAHLRMGHTYAQLAAGFGIGTTTAYRYITEVVDLLAALAPTLEQAVRQASAKAFVLLDGTVLPIDRIAADRPFYSGKHKKHGMNVQVLADPAGRLLWASPALPGAVHDIRAAREHGILDALTSAKIHCWADKGYQGAGPAVRVPYRGRWETLSEGQQAVNRSQAKIRALVEPAIATLKTWRLLRKLRCSTTRITSLVQAVLTLHLTCSN, from the coding sequence GTGTTTGTTTACCCGTCCGGGCTGGACCTGTCCAGCTCGCATCTTCGCTTCCTCACCGCCCGTCTGCGCGAGCGTCGCCGTGCGATCGGCAGCCGGTGGCGCCGGTTGAGCGCCGGCCGACAGGCGCTGCTTGCCCTCGCCCACTTGCGCATGGGACACACCTACGCCCAGCTCGCAGCCGGGTTCGGCATCGGCACGACGACGGCGTATCGGTACATCACCGAAGTCGTCGACCTCCTGGCCGCCCTGGCACCCACGCTCGAACAAGCCGTCCGCCAAGCGTCAGCGAAGGCGTTCGTCTTGCTCGACGGCACTGTCCTGCCCATCGACCGGATCGCTGCCGACCGACCGTTCTACTCGGGCAAACACAAGAAGCACGGCATGAACGTCCAAGTCCTCGCCGACCCGGCCGGACGTCTTCTCTGGGCCTCCCCCGCCCTGCCCGGAGCCGTCCATGACATCCGCGCCGCACGCGAACACGGCATCCTCGACGCCCTGACCTCAGCAAAGATCCACTGCTGGGCCGACAAGGGCTACCAGGGCGCCGGACCTGCTGTCCGCGTGCCGTACCGAGGCCGATGGGAGACCCTCTCCGAGGGCCAGCAGGCCGTGAACCGCTCACAGGCCAAGATCCGAGCCCTGGTCGAACCCGCCATCGCCACCCTCAAAACCTGGCGGCTCCTGCGCAAGCTCCGCTGCTCGACCACCCGCATCACCAGCCTCGTCCAAGCTGTCCTCACCCTCCACCTCACCTGCTCAAACTGA
- a CDS encoding tyrosine-type recombinase/integrase, with protein sequence MQHAHRTASRNCSRRRACSIATRSHPHTASVDTRHGCAMALLQAGVDTTVIALWLGHAGVRSTDAYVHADMTIKEKALALTTPATARPGRYRPTDSTLAFLDSL encoded by the coding sequence ATGCAACACGCGCACCGGACTGCATCGCGAAACTGTTCCCGCCGACGCGCCTGCTCAATCGCAACACGAAGTCATCCGCACACGGCCTCTGTGGACACAAGGCACGGTTGCGCCATGGCACTGCTGCAAGCCGGAGTCGACACAACCGTCATCGCGCTCTGGCTCGGCCACGCCGGCGTCCGATCCACCGACGCCTACGTCCACGCCGACATGACCATCAAAGAGAAGGCCCTGGCCCTCACGACCCCCGCGACAGCCCGGCCCGGTCGTTATCGTCCCACCGACTCCACCCTCGCGTTCCTCGACAGCCTCTGA
- a CDS encoding DUF4158 domain-containing protein, with translation MPVAFLTEEQRRSYGTFSASPDDGQLAGYFLLDRDARRRAMTCRGARSQLGYGVQLGTVRFLGAFLDDPERAPAVVVDYVAGQFGLDPRALAGYGSERTRWDHQNAIKKSSHLVSLR, from the coding sequence GTGCCTGTCGCGTTCCTGACCGAAGAACAACGCCGCAGCTACGGCACGTTCAGTGCGTCACCCGATGATGGACAGCTGGCCGGGTACTTCCTGCTGGACCGGGACGCCCGCCGCCGGGCGATGACCTGCCGCGGTGCCCGCTCACAACTGGGCTACGGCGTGCAGCTCGGCACAGTCCGGTTTCTGGGCGCCTTTCTGGACGACCCGGAGCGGGCCCCTGCCGTCGTCGTCGACTATGTGGCTGGACAGTTCGGCCTTGATCCGCGCGCGCTGGCCGGGTACGGGTCCGAGCGGACCCGCTGGGACCACCAGAACGCCATTAAAAAGTCGTCTCATTTGGTGAGTCTGCGGTAG
- a CDS encoding IS5 family transposase (programmed frameshift), protein MERLVPDELWEFFQRVVPPAPSRPQGGGRRRYGDREVLAAIVFVATSGCTWRQLPPSFGPSGPTAHRRFTEWSKARVWAKLHRLVLDELGARGGLDWSRCAIDSVNMRALKGDLTGPNPVDRGKYGSKIHLITERTGLPISVGISGANLHDSQALIPLVCGIPPIRSQRGPRRRHPAKLHADKGYDYNHLRRWLALRGITHRIARKGIESSQRLGRHRWTVERTMAWLAGCRRLHRRYERKAEHFLAFASIACTLICYRRLTK, encoded by the exons GTGGAGCGCCTGGTGCCAGATGAACTGTGGGAGTTTTTCCAGAGGGTCGTGCCGCCTGCGCCGTCGCGGCCGCAGGGTGGCGGCCGGCGTCGGTACGGAGACCGCGAGGTGCTGGCGGCCATCGTGTTCGTCGCCACCTCCGGCTGTACCTGGAGGCAGTTGCCGCCTTCCTTCGGACCATCGGGACCCACGGCCCACCGCCGGTTCACCGAATGGAGCAAGGCCCGGGTGTGGGCCAAGCTTCACCGCCTGGTCCTGGACGAACTCGGCGCACGCGGCGGGCTGGACTGGAGTCGCTGCGCGATCGACTCGGTGAACATGCGGGCTCTG AAGGGGGACCTGACAGGTCCGAATCCTGTCGATCGGGGCAAGTACGGCTCGAAGATCCACTTGATCACCGAGCGGACCGGTCTGCCCATATCCGTCGGGATCTCGGGGGCGAACCTGCACGACAGCCAGGCCCTCATCCCACTGGTCTGCGGCATTCCGCCGATCCGCTCCCAGCGCGGTCCGCGTCGCCGGCATCCCGCCAAACTGCACGCGGACAAGGGCTACGACTACAACCACCTGCGCAGATGGCTCGCCTTACGCGGGATCACGCACCGCATTGCCCGCAAAGGCATCGAGTCCTCCCAACGCCTCGGTCGTCATCGCTGGACCGTCGAACGCACCATGGCCTGGCTGGCCGGATGCCGCCGTCTGCACCGCCGGTACGAACGCAAAGCCGAGCACTTCCTCGCCTTCGCCAGCATCGCCTGCACTCTCATCTGCTACCGCAGACTCACCAAATGA
- a CDS encoding recombinase family protein, producing MDLAYCRVSTTAQDLARQIDAMRAAGVAEEHIYVDKRTGANMDREGLTALLGFARPGDRINVLTLDRLGRNMRETLNLVHDLTERSIFLRTLGDKLAVDTSESGPGTDMAIALLAMFAQMERIYMLERAAGARASKEARGLPTGRPAKLNATTRAGAAQRIKDGAIPEQVAAELGVSRSTLYRELRKHREGTVAEHCGREG from the coding sequence ATGGACTTGGCGTATTGCAGGGTAAGTACGACCGCACAGGACCTCGCGCGGCAGATCGACGCGATGCGCGCCGCCGGTGTCGCCGAGGAACACATCTACGTCGACAAGCGCACCGGCGCCAACATGGACCGCGAGGGCCTGACCGCACTGCTCGGCTTCGCGCGGCCCGGCGACCGCATCAACGTACTCACCCTGGACCGGCTGGGCCGCAACATGCGCGAGACCCTGAACCTCGTACACGACCTCACCGAGCGCAGCATCTTCCTGCGCACGCTCGGCGACAAACTCGCCGTGGACACCAGCGAGTCGGGACCCGGAACGGACATGGCAATCGCGCTGCTGGCGATGTTCGCCCAGATGGAGCGGATCTACATGCTGGAGCGGGCAGCCGGCGCCCGCGCGTCCAAAGAAGCCCGCGGGTTGCCGACCGGGCGGCCGGCGAAGCTCAACGCAACCACCCGTGCCGGAGCCGCCCAGCGCATCAAGGACGGCGCGATCCCCGAACAGGTCGCCGCCGAACTCGGGGTAAGCCGCTCCACGCTGTACCGGGAACTACGCAAGCACCGCGAGGGAACTGTCGCGGAACACTGCGGAAGAGAAGGCTGA
- the trpS gene encoding tryptophan--tRNA ligase, translating into MPGVVGSAAADYSSSDSLGTSAAQTRSAAVEDLIRQDPGRFRVLTGDRPTGQLHLGHYFGTLHNRVRLQDLGVEMFVLIADYQVLTDRDVADHLVEHVEGLVLDYLAIGIDPDQSTVFAHSAIPALNQLLLPFLSLVSVAELGRNPTVKDEIAHSRQSAVSGLMFTYPAHQAADILFCKANLVPVGQDQLPHLELTRSIARRFNDRYGTGAGLFPEPDALLSDAPLLLGTDGTKMSKSRGNAIALAASADETARLIRGAKTDADRHITYDPVNRPEVSSLVLLAALCLGRDPHQIADDIGNAGAATLKNTVSEAVNEYLAPIRARRKQLAQDRGLIRQVLREGNERATAVADATLTDVRAAMNSVY; encoded by the coding sequence ATGCCCGGTGTTGTCGGCAGCGCCGCAGCCGACTATTCCTCATCGGACTCCCTTGGAACATCTGCCGCACAGACCCGCAGTGCTGCAGTGGAAGACCTGATTCGCCAGGACCCCGGTCGATTTCGCGTGCTGACGGGGGATCGTCCGACAGGCCAGCTGCACTTGGGCCACTACTTCGGAACCCTCCACAACCGGGTCCGCCTGCAAGACCTGGGAGTGGAGATGTTCGTGCTCATCGCTGACTACCAGGTGCTGACCGACCGCGACGTCGCCGACCACCTGGTCGAGCACGTCGAGGGGTTGGTGCTGGACTACCTGGCCATCGGCATCGACCCCGACCAGAGCACTGTCTTCGCCCACAGTGCGATCCCGGCCCTCAACCAGCTGCTGCTGCCGTTCCTCAGCCTGGTCTCTGTCGCGGAGCTGGGCCGCAACCCCACCGTCAAGGACGAGATCGCGCATTCGCGGCAGTCCGCCGTCAGCGGTCTGATGTTCACCTACCCCGCCCACCAGGCTGCGGACATCCTGTTCTGCAAGGCCAACCTCGTCCCCGTCGGACAGGACCAGCTGCCCCACCTCGAACTCACCCGCTCCATCGCCCGCCGTTTCAACGACCGCTACGGTACCGGAGCGGGTCTCTTTCCCGAGCCCGACGCCCTGCTGTCGGACGCACCGCTGCTGCTGGGCACCGACGGCACCAAGATGAGCAAGAGCCGGGGCAATGCCATCGCCCTCGCCGCCAGCGCCGACGAGACCGCCCGGCTGATCCGCGGCGCCAAGACCGACGCCGACCGGCACATCACCTACGACCCGGTCAACCGCCCCGAGGTCTCCAGCCTGGTCCTCCTGGCCGCACTCTGCCTGGGCCGCGACCCCCACCAGATCGCTGACGACATCGGCAACGCAGGGGCAGCGACCCTCAAGAACACAGTGAGCGAGGCCGTCAACGAATACCTGGCCCCGATCCGGGCCCGCCGCAAGCAACTCGCACAAGACCGCGGCCTTATCCGCCAGGTCCTGCGCGAGGGAAACGAACGCGCCACCGCCGTCGCCGACGCCACCCTTACCGATGTCCGAGCTGCCATGAACAGCGTCTACTGA
- a CDS encoding CPCC family cysteine-rich protein codes for MTTPEEAPAASPPGASPYACPCCKLLTLEARGHFQICDECSWEDDGQDDPNADEVWGGPNGSESLRDARLRYAQYVTTTRTTDPRSAANGGPGRWRSRPRRRRG; via the coding sequence GTGACAACGCCCGAGGAAGCGCCCGCAGCAAGCCCGCCCGGCGCCAGCCCGTATGCCTGTCCCTGCTGCAAGCTCCTGACGCTGGAAGCCCGCGGACACTTCCAGATCTGTGACGAGTGCAGTTGGGAAGACGATGGCCAGGACGACCCGAACGCCGACGAGGTCTGGGGCGGCCCCAACGGGTCGGAAAGCCTGAGGGACGCCCGTCTTCGCTACGCGCAATACGTCACGACAACGAGGACAACAGATCCGAGATCAGCAGCGAACGGCGGGCCGGGCAGGTGGCGCTCACGCCCCAGGCGTCGTCGCGGCTGA